A section of the Hemibagrus wyckioides isolate EC202008001 linkage group LG04, SWU_Hwy_1.0, whole genome shotgun sequence genome encodes:
- the gins2 gene encoding DNA replication complex GINS protein PSF2, translated as MDPSEVEFLAEKEMVKIIPNFSLDKMYLIGGDLGPFNPGLPVEVPVWLALNLKQRQKCRIVPPEWMDADKLEEIREQERREDAFTPIPSPYYMELTKLLLNHAADNIPRADEIRTLVKDIWDTRIAKLRLSADSFISQQEAHARLDNLTLMEINTTRTFLLDSLNFMYKLRSNLQPGSGSGKSQDY; from the exons atggaTCCTTCAGAAGTGGAATTCCTCGCCGAGAAGGAAATGGTGAAGATTATCCCAAACTTTAGTCttgataaaatgtatttaatcgGG GGAGACCTGGGACCGTTTAACCCGGGACTGCCGGTGGAGGTGCCCGTGTGGCTGGCACTCAAtctgaaacagagacagaaatgcaGAATCGTTCCTCCAGAGTGGATGGACGCTG ATAAACTGGAGGAGATCCGAGagcaggagagaagagaggacgCCTTCACCCCGATCCCCAGCCCTTATTACATGGAACTGACCAAGTTACTGCTGAACCA CGCTGCAGACAACATCCCGAGAGCAGACGAAATCCGGACTCTGGTCAAAGACATCTGGGACACTCGCATTGCAAAACTGCGTCTGTCCGCCGACAGCTTCATCAGCCAGCAGGAAGCTCACGCCAGG CTGGATAACCTGACTCTGATGGAGATCAACACCACACGTACGTTCCTGCTGGATTCTCTAAACTTCATGTACAAGCTGCGCTCCAACCTGCAGCCCGGCTCCGGCTCGGGGAAATCGCAGGATTATTAA